The Microbacterium sp. LWO12-1.2 genome includes a window with the following:
- a CDS encoding FMN reductase — translation MATRRIAVISAGLSNPSSTRMLADRLAAETVKALAGHDIEASVDVIELRDYAHDITNNLLTGFAPPALETAINTVVSADALIAVTPIFSTSYNGLFKSFIDVLDPDALTGKPVLIGANAGTARHSLAIDYAIRPLFAYLHAEAVSTGVFAASSDWGGSGDDVAPLAKRVEKGARELAEAIARRETTAVVDPYDPATYLGEGRSFGHMLGGLAGE, via the coding sequence ATGGCCACCCGCCGCATCGCGGTCATCTCCGCTGGGCTCTCCAACCCTTCATCGACGCGGATGCTCGCCGACCGCCTCGCGGCCGAGACCGTGAAGGCGCTCGCCGGGCACGACATCGAGGCCAGCGTCGACGTGATCGAGCTGCGCGACTACGCGCACGACATCACGAACAACCTGCTCACCGGCTTCGCGCCGCCCGCTCTGGAGACCGCGATCAACACCGTGGTCTCCGCGGACGCGCTGATCGCCGTCACGCCGATCTTCTCCACGAGCTACAACGGATTGTTCAAGTCGTTCATCGACGTGCTCGACCCCGACGCGCTCACCGGCAAGCCCGTGCTCATCGGCGCCAATGCGGGCACGGCGCGGCACTCGCTCGCGATCGACTACGCCATCCGTCCGCTGTTCGCGTACCTGCACGCCGAGGCCGTGTCGACGGGTGTCTTCGCCGCATCGAGCGACTGGGGTGGATCGGGAGACGATGTGGCTCCGCTGGCGAAGCGCGTCGAGAAGGGTGCGCGCGAGCTCGCCGAGGCGATCGCCCGTCGCGAGACCACCGCGGTGGTCGACCCGTACGACCCCGCGACCTATCTCGGCGAAGGACGCTCGTTCGGACACATGCTCGGCGGTCTCGCCGGCGAGTGA
- a CDS encoding response regulator produces MIRTLLVDDDALTLELHRNYVARLDGFVVAGECAGARAAVTAVLDRPGPDAFDLVLLDVTMPDGSGLDVLRTLRARAAAVDVIAITGVRDAETVRQMAALGVFQYLVKPFPFAVFAERMAQYREHRDQATATAGQATQAEIDALLGRATGAITLPKGLSSTSLERVTAEVRSAGPVSAAEAAEHLGMSRVAVRRYLEHLASEGLVLRDARYGARGRPETEYRWK; encoded by the coding sequence ATGATCCGCACGCTTCTCGTCGATGACGATGCCCTCACGCTCGAACTGCACCGGAACTACGTGGCGCGGCTCGACGGTTTCGTGGTCGCCGGAGAGTGCGCAGGAGCGCGCGCCGCCGTGACCGCCGTGCTCGACAGACCCGGCCCCGACGCATTCGACCTGGTGCTACTCGACGTCACGATGCCCGACGGTTCCGGCCTCGACGTGCTGCGCACCCTCAGGGCACGAGCGGCCGCGGTCGACGTGATCGCCATCACAGGGGTGCGCGACGCGGAGACGGTGCGTCAGATGGCGGCGCTCGGGGTCTTCCAGTACCTGGTCAAGCCGTTCCCGTTCGCGGTGTTCGCGGAACGGATGGCCCAGTACCGGGAGCACAGAGACCAGGCGACCGCGACCGCAGGGCAGGCGACGCAGGCCGAGATCGATGCGCTGCTCGGACGCGCGACCGGCGCGATCACGCTGCCGAAAGGACTCTCCTCGACGTCGCTGGAGCGCGTCACCGCGGAGGTTCGCTCCGCGGGACCGGTCTCAGCCGCGGAGGCCGCCGAACACCTCGGCATGTCACGTGTCGCGGTGCGCCGCTACCTGGAGCACCTCGCGTCTGAAGGCCTGGTGCTGCGTGACGCGCGCTACGGCGCGCGTGGTCGTCCAGAGACCGAGTACCGCTGGAAGTAG
- a CDS encoding cation:dicarboxylate symporter family transporter: MAITTGFSLPGFHWRRGKQAWDRHTWLYVSVIIAVVLGAAVGLIWPEVGQSLEPIGKGFVSLIKMMIAPIIFCTIVVGVGSIAKAATVGKIGGLALLYFMVMSTFALAIGLVVGNIIHPGAGLDMANSSYDATETEAKTTTEFILGIIPTTFFSAFTGESVLQVLFIALLVGFALQGLGEKGAPIMDAVKNLQKLVFRILGMILWLAPLGAFGAIAAVVGKTGIAAIWSLGVLMIAFYITCFLFIVVVLGTLLFAVTRVNIFSLVKYLAREYLLIVGTSSSESALPRLIAKMEHIGVSKPVVGITVPTGYSFNLDGTAIYLTMASLFIATGMGQPMSIGEQIGLLVFMIIASKGAAGVTGAGLATLAGGLQAYRPDLVDGVGVIVGIDRFMSEGRALTNFTGNAVATLLIGTWTRQIDRDRVQRVLSGALSFEESQLDGVDEHGMAEERDAVDVQGLKESALDEMAAKEERARVRASVK; encoded by the coding sequence ATGGCCATCACGACAGGGTTCTCACTTCCCGGATTCCACTGGCGGCGTGGAAAGCAGGCCTGGGACCGGCACACCTGGCTGTATGTGTCGGTCATCATCGCCGTCGTGCTCGGGGCAGCTGTCGGTCTGATCTGGCCGGAGGTCGGCCAGAGTCTCGAGCCGATCGGCAAGGGCTTCGTATCGCTCATCAAGATGATGATCGCTCCGATCATCTTCTGCACGATCGTCGTCGGTGTCGGGTCGATCGCGAAGGCGGCCACGGTCGGGAAGATCGGCGGCCTGGCGCTGCTGTACTTCATGGTGATGTCGACCTTCGCGCTCGCGATCGGTCTGGTGGTCGGCAACATCATCCACCCGGGTGCAGGCCTCGACATGGCGAACTCGAGCTACGACGCGACCGAGACCGAGGCGAAGACCACGACCGAGTTCATCCTCGGGATCATCCCGACGACGTTCTTCTCGGCGTTCACGGGCGAGAGCGTGTTGCAGGTGCTGTTCATCGCGCTGCTCGTGGGCTTCGCACTGCAGGGGCTCGGCGAGAAGGGCGCCCCCATCATGGATGCGGTCAAGAACCTCCAGAAGCTGGTGTTCCGCATCCTCGGCATGATCCTGTGGCTCGCTCCTCTCGGCGCATTCGGAGCGATCGCGGCGGTGGTGGGCAAGACGGGCATCGCCGCGATCTGGAGTCTCGGTGTGCTCATGATCGCGTTTTACATCACCTGCTTCCTGTTCATCGTCGTGGTGCTCGGAACGCTGCTCTTCGCCGTCACCAGGGTCAACATCTTCAGCCTCGTGAAGTACCTGGCACGGGAGTACCTGCTCATCGTGGGCACCTCGTCGTCGGAGTCCGCGCTGCCGCGGCTGATCGCGAAGATGGAGCACATCGGCGTCTCGAAGCCGGTCGTCGGCATCACCGTGCCGACGGGGTACTCGTTCAACCTCGATGGCACCGCGATCTACCTGACCATGGCGTCCCTCTTCATCGCCACGGGGATGGGGCAGCCGATGTCGATCGGCGAGCAGATCGGGCTGCTGGTGTTCATGATCATCGCGAGCAAGGGTGCCGCCGGTGTCACAGGTGCGGGACTCGCGACGCTCGCCGGGGGTCTGCAGGCGTACCGTCCTGACCTCGTGGACGGTGTCGGAGTGATCGTGGGCATCGACCGCTTCATGTCGGAGGGACGCGCCCTCACGAACTTCACCGGCAATGCCGTCGCCACGCTTCTGATCGGCACGTGGACCCGTCAGATCGACCGCGACCGGGTACAGCGGGTGCTGAGCGGCGCGCTTTCCTTCGAGGAGTCGCAGCTCGACGGGGTCGACGAGCACGGGATGGCCGAGGAACGCGACGCCGTCGATGTCCAGGGCCTCAAGGAGTCCGCTCTCGACGAGATGGCGGCGAAGGAGGAACGTGCCCGGGTCCGAGCTTCCGTGAAATGA
- a CDS encoding acyltransferase family protein, with the protein MNSAGADIAGPPTGAVAKPRRRVPFWDNARYMCIVLVVLGHAIQRLIYDSDIAFAFYLTLYAFHMPAFAIISGYFSKSGSPTKTQMARVITDILVPYVIFELLWTLTKWLVEGQANPNITQPSWTLWFLLALGIFRLVLPYLALLRWPLAWTVLISLGVGYLPNVDSTFSLSRTLGLLPFFALGWWLREHDIVSRFRLLDFRPWWVRAIAVLVLAATGWAAWNWLPVWQAADLRHWLFYEDSYADLGGEQWWAGGVRLALMVLAVVLSAAFFALIPRGTHWWTKFGQYTMYVFLLHSFVLYPFRETGVLRDLEPTWLWLPLVTVLSVLVALALATKPVRRVFRPLVEPRPKWLFADPALASREGSRNDPTGARRPRS; encoded by the coding sequence ATGAACAGCGCCGGTGCGGACATCGCAGGACCCCCGACGGGCGCGGTCGCCAAGCCTCGGCGCCGCGTGCCCTTCTGGGACAACGCGCGCTACATGTGCATCGTGCTCGTGGTGCTCGGCCACGCGATCCAGCGCCTCATCTACGACTCCGACATCGCATTCGCGTTCTACCTCACGCTGTACGCCTTCCACATGCCGGCGTTCGCGATCATCTCCGGCTACTTCTCCAAGTCCGGCTCCCCCACCAAGACGCAGATGGCCAGGGTGATCACCGACATCCTCGTCCCCTACGTGATCTTCGAACTGCTCTGGACCCTGACGAAATGGCTGGTCGAGGGCCAGGCGAACCCGAACATCACCCAGCCATCGTGGACGCTGTGGTTCCTGCTCGCGCTCGGGATCTTCCGCCTGGTGCTCCCGTACCTGGCGCTGCTGCGCTGGCCACTGGCCTGGACCGTGCTGATCTCTCTGGGTGTCGGCTATCTGCCCAACGTCGACAGCACGTTCTCGTTGTCGCGCACGCTCGGACTCCTGCCCTTCTTCGCTCTCGGGTGGTGGCTGCGCGAGCACGACATCGTCAGCCGCTTCCGACTTCTCGACTTCCGTCCGTGGTGGGTGCGCGCGATCGCCGTCCTGGTGCTTGCGGCCACCGGCTGGGCCGCGTGGAACTGGCTGCCCGTCTGGCAGGCCGCCGATCTGCGGCACTGGCTCTTCTACGAGGACTCCTACGCCGATCTGGGCGGTGAGCAGTGGTGGGCCGGTGGTGTCCGACTCGCGCTGATGGTGCTGGCGGTCGTGCTCAGCGCGGCCTTCTTCGCGCTGATCCCGCGCGGGACGCACTGGTGGACGAAGTTCGGCCAGTACACGATGTACGTGTTCCTGCTGCACTCCTTCGTGCTCTACCCCTTCCGCGAGACCGGGGTCCTGCGCGACCTGGAGCCGACCTGGCTCTGGCTCCCCCTCGTCACCGTCCTGTCGGTGCTCGTCGCGCTGGCCCTGGCGACGAAACCGGTCCGACGCGTGTTCCGGCCGCTCGTCGAACCGCGTCCGAAGTGGCTGTTCGCCGACCCTGCCCTCGCCTCGCGGGAGGGCAGCCGCAACGACCCCACCGGAGCACGCCGACCGCGGTCGTGA
- a CDS encoding DedA family protein, which yields MPADLLTASLTGPWSLALMSVLVLGDAFFVVVPGEIAVTALGALAVSTGTPPLWAVITCAAVAATLGDVCCYLIGRQVGLERWRWMRAARIQQTLGWARRRLDSGTATVLFTARFVPFARLAINLVAGASRIHPPRYLMLVTLAATGWAAYQAAVGAAVAAILPGGPLVAVPVSIAVAVGIGLLIDVITRRVRN from the coding sequence GTGCCTGCCGACCTGCTCACCGCTTCGCTGACCGGCCCCTGGAGCCTCGCACTCATGAGCGTCCTCGTGCTCGGCGACGCCTTCTTCGTGGTCGTACCTGGTGAGATCGCGGTCACCGCGCTCGGCGCTCTCGCCGTGTCCACGGGTACCCCGCCTCTCTGGGCCGTCATCACCTGCGCCGCGGTGGCCGCGACCCTGGGCGATGTGTGCTGCTACCTGATCGGTCGACAGGTCGGGTTGGAGCGTTGGCGCTGGATGCGTGCCGCGCGCATCCAGCAGACCCTCGGGTGGGCGCGGCGCCGTCTGGATTCCGGAACGGCGACAGTGCTGTTCACGGCACGGTTCGTCCCCTTCGCGCGACTCGCGATCAATCTCGTGGCCGGCGCATCGCGCATCCACCCTCCGCGCTACCTGATGTTGGTCACGCTGGCGGCGACAGGGTGGGCGGCCTACCAGGCGGCAGTGGGCGCAGCGGTCGCAGCGATCCTCCCTGGTGGGCCTCTCGTCGCAGTGCCCGTATCGATCGCTGTGGCTGTCGGGATCGGCCTGCTGATCGACGTCATCACCCGCCGAGTCCGCAACTGA
- a CDS encoding DUF5302 domain-containing protein, with protein MSTEEGATSSEEMKRKFKEALEKKNAHHRQGEAHLDGDSAVHGAPAPQTRREFRRKSG; from the coding sequence ATGAGCACCGAAGAAGGCGCCACCTCCTCTGAGGAGATGAAGCGCAAGTTCAAGGAAGCGCTCGAGAAGAAGAACGCGCACCACCGGCAGGGCGAGGCACACCTCGACGGCGATTCCGCCGTGCACGGCGCGCCTGCCCCGCAGACGCGGCGCGAGTTCCGACGCAAGAGCGGTTGA
- a CDS encoding GDSL-type esterase/lipase family protein has product MTESFLPHMNGVTGSVLQILRHLERSGHEAHVIAPAAAGIPSSVSGAAIEPIPSLALPGYRNVRVGTSPAHRVAASLRRFQPDVVHLASPFALGWRGVLAAERLDVAAVAAYQTDVAAYTERYGIAATTGFAQTHIARLHRRATLTLAPSSEARSQLEQLGVDRLRRWGRGVDAERFHPLRRDLALRARWGAEGDAVIGYVGRLAPEKQVEDLAVLQSVPGTRLVIVGDGPSRARLEALMPHALFLGHLDGEALAAAMASFDVFVHPGESETFGQTLQEAHASGVPVVATGRGGPLDLVRMGMDGWLYRPGDLDDLRMRVADLTGDARKRRAFGEAGFEAVQGRSWASVCDQLLGHYEEAQALKRVDTTLRARRVVRPEQTPPVAAMRWRRYVALGDSLTEGLCDPAPDGALRGWADRLALLLASRGGLHYANLAIRSKRVSDVCGQQLTRALELRPDLVSILIGANDLVKRRVDIPALAASLEHAVEQLRAIGADVVLVTPFLPGRRAAGIYTARFAAFATALAGIAARTGAILIDTDLHPTLGDRPHWGEDLVHLSSRGHRFLAYRVGEVLAVPHADALGLLDAALHEHEPIGTGLWWRRHALPWVWRRMHGRAAGDGRRAKHDDYVYLGRSSAARDVSVH; this is encoded by the coding sequence GTGACAGAGTCCTTCCTTCCCCACATGAACGGGGTCACCGGGTCTGTGCTGCAGATCCTCCGGCACCTCGAGCGGTCCGGGCATGAAGCGCATGTGATCGCCCCGGCTGCGGCGGGGATCCCCTCGTCCGTGAGCGGAGCGGCGATCGAGCCCATCCCGAGCCTCGCGCTCCCCGGGTACCGCAACGTCAGGGTCGGCACGTCGCCCGCCCATCGAGTGGCGGCGTCGTTACGGCGCTTCCAGCCCGATGTGGTGCACCTGGCTTCGCCCTTCGCACTCGGCTGGCGAGGAGTACTCGCTGCGGAACGCCTCGACGTCGCCGCAGTCGCGGCTTACCAGACGGATGTCGCGGCATACACGGAGCGCTACGGCATCGCGGCGACAACCGGGTTCGCACAGACGCACATCGCCCGGTTGCATCGCCGGGCCACGCTCACGCTGGCCCCATCGTCGGAAGCGCGGAGCCAGCTCGAACAGCTCGGTGTGGATCGCCTCCGCCGCTGGGGGCGAGGAGTGGACGCCGAGCGCTTCCATCCGTTGCGCCGTGATCTCGCACTGCGCGCTCGGTGGGGAGCGGAGGGTGACGCAGTGATCGGCTACGTCGGACGGCTGGCGCCCGAGAAACAGGTCGAGGATCTGGCGGTGTTGCAGTCCGTGCCCGGTACCCGGCTGGTCATCGTCGGGGATGGCCCCAGCCGGGCCCGTCTGGAGGCACTGATGCCGCACGCCCTCTTCCTGGGACACCTGGACGGCGAGGCGCTCGCCGCGGCGATGGCCTCGTTCGACGTCTTCGTGCACCCGGGGGAGAGCGAGACATTCGGACAGACCCTGCAGGAGGCGCACGCGAGCGGGGTGCCCGTGGTGGCGACCGGGCGGGGAGGGCCCCTGGATCTCGTGCGCATGGGGATGGACGGCTGGCTGTACCGTCCGGGAGACCTGGATGATCTGCGGATGCGGGTGGCTGACCTCACGGGCGATGCGCGCAAACGTCGCGCGTTCGGGGAGGCAGGCTTCGAGGCGGTGCAGGGGAGGTCCTGGGCCAGCGTCTGCGATCAGCTGCTCGGCCACTATGAGGAGGCCCAGGCGCTGAAGCGTGTGGACACGACACTGCGCGCCCGCAGGGTGGTGCGTCCTGAGCAGACGCCGCCGGTCGCGGCTATGCGGTGGCGGCGCTATGTGGCGCTCGGAGATTCGCTGACCGAGGGGCTGTGCGATCCTGCCCCCGATGGAGCTCTGCGCGGATGGGCCGATCGGCTCGCCCTGCTCCTCGCCTCGCGGGGTGGCCTGCACTACGCCAACCTCGCGATCCGTTCCAAAAGGGTCAGCGATGTCTGCGGGCAGCAGCTGACGCGCGCGCTCGAGCTGCGGCCGGATCTGGTGTCGATCCTGATCGGCGCGAACGATCTCGTGAAGCGCCGCGTCGACATCCCTGCGCTCGCCGCATCGCTGGAGCACGCCGTTGAACAGCTGCGCGCGATCGGCGCGGATGTGGTGCTCGTGACGCCGTTCCTTCCTGGTCGTCGCGCGGCAGGGATCTACACCGCGCGCTTCGCCGCCTTCGCGACTGCGCTCGCGGGGATCGCCGCACGCACAGGGGCGATCTTGATCGACACGGATCTGCACCCCACTCTGGGTGACCGCCCGCACTGGGGAGAGGACCTGGTCCACCTCAGCAGCCGCGGGCATCGTTTTCTGGCCTATCGGGTCGGTGAGGTGCTCGCTGTTCCGCACGCCGACGCGCTGGGGCTGCTCGACGCCGCATTGCATGAGCATGAACCGATCGGAACCGGACTCTGGTGGCGACGCCATGCGCTGCCCTGGGTGTGGCGACGGATGCACGGGCGGGCTGCGGGCGATGGCCGCAGGGCGAAACACGACGACTACGTGTATCTCGGAAGATCGTCGGCGGCGCGGGACGTGTCGGTGCACTGA
- a CDS encoding LLM class flavin-dependent oxidoreductase, which translates to MSEQSGAQAMQFGIMSVSDITRDPTTGVTPSEQERIKATLAIAKHSEEVGLDVFAIGEHHNPPFWSSSPTTFLAALAAQTERLIVSTSTTLITTNDPVRIAEEYAMLQHVSDGRMDLMLGRGNTGPVYPWFGQDIRQGLPLAIENYALLHKLWREDVVDWDGKFRTPLQGFTSTPRPLDGIAPFVWHGSIRTPEIAEQAAYYGDGFFANNIFWPKEHYQRLIELYRQRYAHYGHGTPEQAIVGLGGQVFMAAKSQDAVNRFRPYFDNAPVYGHGPSMEDFTEMTPLTVGSPQQVIDRYAAMREHYGDYQRQLFLIDHAGLPLKTVLEQLDILGSEVVPVLRKELAKDRPAAVPDAPTHAARVKAEFGDGPTRQARPGANRGDNLTGDSPYQDSPAPAPAGAAFGLSRKEA; encoded by the coding sequence ATGAGCGAGCAGTCAGGCGCGCAGGCGATGCAGTTCGGCATCATGTCGGTCAGCGACATCACCCGCGATCCCACCACGGGAGTCACGCCCAGCGAGCAGGAGCGGATCAAGGCCACCCTGGCCATCGCGAAGCACAGCGAAGAGGTGGGCCTCGACGTGTTCGCGATCGGCGAGCACCACAACCCGCCGTTCTGGTCGTCCAGCCCCACGACGTTCCTCGCCGCCCTCGCCGCGCAGACCGAGCGTCTCATCGTCTCGACGTCAACGACGCTGATCACGACGAACGACCCGGTGCGCATCGCCGAGGAGTACGCGATGCTCCAGCACGTGTCCGACGGCCGCATGGACCTCATGCTCGGTCGCGGCAACACCGGGCCGGTGTACCCCTGGTTCGGCCAGGACATCCGCCAGGGGCTCCCGCTCGCGATCGAGAACTACGCGCTGCTGCACAAGCTGTGGCGGGAGGACGTGGTCGACTGGGACGGCAAGTTCCGCACCCCGCTGCAGGGCTTCACCTCGACGCCCCGCCCCCTCGACGGCATCGCGCCGTTCGTGTGGCACGGATCGATCCGCACCCCGGAGATCGCCGAGCAGGCCGCGTACTACGGAGACGGCTTCTTCGCGAACAACATCTTCTGGCCCAAGGAGCACTACCAGCGTCTGATCGAGCTGTACCGTCAGCGTTACGCGCACTACGGGCACGGCACGCCGGAGCAGGCGATCGTCGGACTCGGCGGTCAGGTGTTCATGGCAGCGAAGTCGCAGGACGCCGTGAACCGGTTCCGGCCGTACTTCGACAACGCGCCCGTCTACGGTCACGGTCCGAGCATGGAGGACTTCACGGAGATGACCCCGCTCACCGTGGGGTCGCCGCAGCAGGTCATCGATCGCTACGCCGCGATGCGCGAGCACTACGGCGACTATCAGCGTCAGCTCTTCCTGATCGATCACGCCGGCCTTCCCCTGAAGACGGTGCTCGAGCAGCTCGACATCCTGGGGTCCGAGGTCGTGCCGGTGCTGCGCAAGGAGCTGGCGAAGGACCGTCCGGCCGCCGTGCCCGACGCTCCGACGCACGCCGCGCGCGTGAAGGCCGAGTTCGGCGACGGGCCCACCCGTCAGGCGCGTCCCGGTGCCAACCGCGGGGACAACCTGACCGGCGACTCCCCGTACCAGGATTCGCCCGCACCCGCACCCGCAGGCGCCGCGTTCGGTCTCAGCCGGAAGGAGGCCTGA
- a CDS encoding sensor histidine kinase, with protein MAHTARSAASRVFLVLLAAALVLGVLVAVFLVIDAQRAIRAEAERVTSATAISLANSPVVTSALAAGDQASATRVLEPYAMSIVEDAGLDFITVMTTEGVRITHPDVEQIGRRYLGTIPAAAEPLTEVFTGTLGPSVRTIEPVIGDDGELLGWVAAGVTIESISETVIRRIPLSLAITAGLVVFGALGAWIARRITRRIAGDLPPGQVRDAVSSYESIRTLGDALRAQTHEHGNRMHTAVALLELGRSAEAIEILTETSRQSQSLVDQVTARRHGDPAVGALLLGKASQAKERGIDWRVRIEPDTPRSPLSAVDSVSVLGNLVDNALDAAAEAEDRWVSVTLSPSTDGGIIVEVSDSGPGVPSELAERIFASGFSTKPAGADGRGVGLALVRAVVDDAGGTVTLSTHPTTFRVVLPRADRPRGRR; from the coding sequence TTGGCACACACCGCGCGCAGCGCTGCTTCCCGGGTGTTCCTCGTCCTGCTGGCGGCAGCCCTCGTCCTCGGCGTGCTCGTCGCCGTGTTCCTGGTCATCGACGCGCAACGTGCCATCCGCGCCGAGGCCGAACGGGTGACATCCGCGACGGCCATCTCCCTGGCGAACTCCCCCGTCGTCACCTCCGCGCTCGCTGCGGGCGACCAGGCGAGCGCAACCCGTGTCTTGGAGCCGTACGCCATGTCGATCGTGGAGGACGCCGGCCTCGACTTCATCACCGTGATGACGACCGAGGGAGTGCGCATCACCCACCCCGACGTCGAGCAGATCGGCCGGCGCTACCTGGGCACCATCCCCGCAGCCGCGGAACCGCTCACCGAGGTCTTCACCGGGACGCTGGGACCCTCGGTCCGCACGATCGAACCCGTGATCGGAGACGACGGCGAACTGCTCGGGTGGGTCGCGGCCGGCGTCACGATCGAGTCGATCTCCGAGACGGTGATCCGTCGCATCCCGCTCTCGCTCGCGATCACCGCCGGCTTGGTCGTCTTCGGCGCACTGGGCGCATGGATCGCCCGCCGGATCACCCGACGCATCGCCGGAGACCTCCCTCCTGGGCAGGTGCGTGACGCGGTCTCGTCCTACGAATCGATCCGCACCCTCGGCGATGCGCTGCGCGCGCAGACGCACGAGCACGGAAACCGGATGCACACGGCCGTCGCCCTGCTCGAACTCGGTCGCAGCGCGGAGGCGATCGAGATCCTGACCGAGACGTCGCGTCAGAGCCAGTCGCTCGTGGATCAGGTGACCGCCCGACGGCACGGCGACCCGGCGGTCGGCGCGCTCCTGCTCGGCAAGGCGTCGCAGGCGAAGGAGCGCGGGATCGACTGGCGTGTGCGGATAGAACCCGACACGCCCCGGTCCCCGCTCTCCGCCGTGGACAGCGTGTCCGTGCTCGGCAACCTGGTCGACAATGCGCTGGATGCCGCCGCCGAAGCCGAGGACCGCTGGGTCAGCGTGACATTGAGCCCCTCCACTGACGGCGGGATCATCGTCGAAGTGTCCGACAGCGGACCCGGAGTGCCGTCGGAGCTCGCGGAACGGATCTTCGCTTCAGGGTTCTCCACGAAACCTGCTGGTGCCGATGGACGAGGCGTCGGCCTCGCCCTCGTGCGGGCCGTGGTCGACGATGCGGGCGGTACTGTCACCCTCTCCACGCACCCGACGACGTTCCGCGTGGTGCTCCCCCGCGCCGACAGGCCACGAGGGCGACGATGA
- a CDS encoding FAD-binding oxidoreductase, translating to MSRFTALDDVRGALTGGLVLPHDAAFDEARRPWNLAITQSPAAVATPVDIADLRTLLRAAADLGAQVAVQPGGHGASGDLVDALLVRMSGFDELDIDLERGTARIGAGVRWGRVVDALEGTRWVAPAGTSPVVTATGYTLGGGHSWFSRTAGLGSDNLRAAWVMRTDGTHERVDDETDPDLMWALRGAGGIVGVVTALEIDLVPAPSLWGASLVFDASDATAVLRAVRDLSADAPATLNVFTNSMRMPDVPLLPPEIRGQSFVTVQAVSTQGSADTLLGAIRSAGAVRREQSGPTSPAVLSAQSNEPTEPTASRGASVALRTLDDAVIDDLIAYRDRPEQASIIGIDIRMLGGALDAPRRAGFASLQGVGWIVYALAPLFPGAPSGPGDASLSGFRELLAHGKAERTVPTFLSPGQSLDHAAPALEVARLRELRMRVDPSALLHEGRLPR from the coding sequence ATGTCCCGTTTCACTGCACTTGACGACGTCCGTGGCGCGCTGACCGGAGGTCTCGTCCTCCCGCACGATGCGGCTTTCGACGAGGCGCGCCGTCCGTGGAATCTCGCCATCACGCAGAGCCCCGCGGCCGTGGCCACGCCCGTCGATATCGCAGATCTGAGAACACTCCTGCGGGCCGCGGCCGATCTCGGCGCGCAGGTCGCTGTCCAGCCCGGCGGTCACGGGGCCTCGGGCGACCTGGTCGATGCGCTGCTGGTGCGCATGTCGGGCTTCGATGAGCTCGACATCGACCTCGAACGCGGAACGGCCCGCATCGGCGCCGGTGTGCGCTGGGGTCGCGTGGTCGACGCTCTCGAAGGCACGCGGTGGGTGGCGCCCGCTGGTACGAGTCCCGTGGTCACCGCGACGGGCTACACGCTCGGCGGTGGGCACTCCTGGTTCAGCCGCACCGCGGGCCTCGGGTCCGACAATCTCCGCGCGGCGTGGGTGATGCGCACGGACGGCACGCACGAGCGCGTCGACGACGAGACCGATCCCGACCTGATGTGGGCGCTGCGCGGTGCCGGTGGCATCGTCGGCGTGGTCACCGCCCTCGAGATCGATCTCGTTCCCGCTCCGTCGCTGTGGGGTGCGTCGCTCGTGTTCGACGCGTCGGACGCGACAGCCGTGCTCCGTGCGGTGCGCGACCTCTCCGCCGACGCACCAGCGACGTTGAACGTCTTCACGAACTCGATGCGGATGCCCGACGTGCCCCTGTTGCCGCCTGAGATCCGTGGGCAGAGCTTCGTGACGGTGCAGGCTGTGTCGACGCAGGGGAGCGCTGACACGCTGCTCGGCGCGATACGATCCGCCGGCGCCGTGCGTCGTGAGCAGTCAGGGCCGACCTCACCGGCCGTCCTGAGCGCGCAGTCGAACGAGCCGACCGAACCGACGGCCAGCCGAGGAGCTTCCGTCGCTCTGCGCACGCTCGACGATGCCGTGATCGACGACCTGATCGCCTATCGGGATCGACCTGAGCAGGCATCGATCATCGGCATCGACATCCGCATGCTCGGTGGAGCACTCGATGCCCCGCGGAGGGCCGGCTTCGCCTCTCTGCAGGGCGTGGGGTGGATCGTGTATGCGCTCGCCCCGCTGTTCCCCGGTGCTCCGAGTGGGCCGGGAGACGCCAGCTTGTCGGGTTTCCGTGAGCTCCTCGCTCACGGAAAGGCGGAGCGTACGGTGCCGACGTTCCTCAGCCCGGGGCAGTCCCTGGATCACGCCGCCCCTGCCCTCGAGGTCGCGCGGCTGCGCGAGCTGCGGATGAGGGTCGATCCGTCAGCCCTGCTTCACGAGGGACGGCTCCCGCGCTGA